The Paenibacillus sp. FSL R7-0345 DNA segment CCTGCCGATCATCCATCTGAAGGATGTAAAGAAACGGGAAGACGGTTCACCGGAAACAGTTGTTCTGGGCGAAGGGGAAGTAAACCTTTACGCTATTCTGGAAGCTGCAGCTGAAGCCGGTGTAGAGTGGGCTGTGGTTGAGCAGGACTTCTGCAGCCGTTCGCCGCTCGCAAGTGTAGAGGACAGTTATAACTGGGTAAAAGCTTACGCTAATCAAGGGGGAAAAGTTCATGTCTAACATTAAACACAAAATTGCTATTATCGGGTGCGGAGGTATCGCCAACGGTAAACATATGCCGAGCCTGTCCCGTCAGGAAGATGCTGAAATGGTAGCCTTCTGCGATATTATTGAAGAACGCGCACAGGAAGCTGCCGGTAAATACGGTGCTGAAGGCGCTGCAGTATATACCGATTTCCGTGAGCTGCTGGCCGCAGGCGGATTTGACATCGTACACGTATGTACACCGAACGACAGCCATTCCGAAATTACAGTAGCGGCGCTTGAAGCCGGCAACCATGTAATGTGCGAGAAGCCGATGGCCAAAACTACGGCCCAGGCTCAAGAGATGCTGGATGCTGCCCGCCGTACCGGCAAAAAGCTATCAATCGCCTACCAGAACCGCTTCCGTGCAGACAGCGAATACCTTAAAGGCATGTGTGAGTCCGGTGAGCTTGGAGACATCTACTACGGCAAAGCAATCGCTCTGCGCCGCCGTGCTGTTCCTACCTGGGGCGTATTCCTGGATGAAGAGAAGCAGGGCGGAGGCCCGCTGATTGACATCGGTACGCATGCCCTTGACCTGACGCTGTGGCTGATGGATAACTATAAGCCGCGTATGGTGGTAGGCTCAACCTTCCACAAGCTGGGGCAGCGCAAGAATGCCGCTAACGCATTCGGACCGTGGGACCCGGAACAATTCAAGGTTGAGGATTCTGCCTTTGGTTTTATTACTATGGAAAATGGGGCGACCATCTCGCTGGAATCCAGCTGGGCGCTTAACGTTTCCGAATTCGGCGAAGCCAAAACACTGCTGGCCGGTACCGAAGGCGGAGCCGATATGAAGGACGGCCTGCGCATCAACGGTGAACGTGCCGGACGCCTGTTCGAAACGAAGGTCGACCTCTCCTCGGGCGGTGTAGCCTTCTACAGCGGCTCCGCTGAGACCGAAGCAGACCGCGAGGCCCGCCTGTGGCTGGAAGCAGTAAGAGAAGACAAAGATCCGGTTGTTCTGCCGGAGCAGGCGCTTGTCGTCACCCAGATTCTTGAAGCGGTATATGAATCTGCGCGTACCGGCCGGGCCGTATATTTTGACGGCAGCTCGGACAACGAATAGAATAAAATTAGCCGGAAACCCTGGAAGAAATGTGCAGGGTTTTCGGCTATGAAGAGGAAACATCAGACAAACAGGAGTGGAATCCATGAGTTCTAATAAACATACTGTAGTTATCGTCGGATACGGCGGCATGGGAAGCTATCATGGCCAATTGATCAGCGAAAACCCGAATCTTGAGGTAGCAGGAACGTTTGACCTGCTGGAAGGGCGCCGCAAAGCGTCTGTTGAAGCCGGATACAAGGCTTATGAGAGTTACGAAGAGGTACTTGCAGATCCGGGAGTTGAGGCTGTACTGATTGCTACGCCTAACGATGTGCATAAAGAGCTGGCAGTCCGCGCACTGCAGGCCGGCAAACATGTGGTCTGCGAGAAGCCTGTCGCAATGTCTTCTTCAGAGCTGAAGGAAATGATTGCGGCTGCCGATGCAGCCGGCCGGGTGCTGATGGTACACCAGAACAGACGCTGGGATGAGGATTTCCGGATCATTAAGCAAATGTACGAGTCGGAGACGATCGGAGCCCTGTTCCAGATTGAATCCCGTGTGCATGGAGCGAACGGCATTCCGGGCGACTGGCGCCATGTTAAGGCACAGGGAGGCGGCATGCTGCTGGACTGGGGCGTGCATCTGCTGGACCAGCTGCTGTTCATGATTGACAGCAGAGTAACCAGCGTGTCCAGCACCCTGAGCTATATCCTCGGCAATGATGTGGACGACGGCTTTGAAGCGGTGCTGCAGTTCGAGAACGGCATTAAAGCCATTGTGGAAGTAGGGACAACCAACTTCATCACGTTGCCCCGCTGGTATGTGAAAGGGCTGGAAGGATCTGCGGTTATCGAAGACTGGTCGCTCACCGGCCGGATTGTGACCCGCAACCGTGAATCCGAGCACCGCGAGCCGACGCCGATCCGTGCCGGTGTAGGCCTCACCAAGACGATGGCTCCTCCGTCAGAGGGCTCCACAATCACTGCCGAGCTGCCGCCGGCCGCCGAGCTTGCTGACGGGTTCTACAGCAATTTCGTGGCGGTAATCGAGGGGACGGCAGAGCCGATTGTCAAAAACCCGGAAGTGCTGCGTGTCCAGAATCTGATTGAAGCCATCTTTGAAGCGGCAGAGAAAAATGAGGTTATCAAGAATTTCGATTCTTATGGAGTTTAACAGCTGACACTAATAATGGATGAGAGGCGGCAGGTCAATGAAACTTGGAGTATTTATGGTGCTTTTCGGCGGTCGCAAGCTGGAGGATGCACTGGATTATGTAGTTTCCAAAGGGCTCAAGGCAGTAGAGATCGGCACCGGCGGCTATCCGGGGAACAGCCACTGTGATGCAGCGCTGCTGCTGGAGAATGAGTCAGCGCTGCAGGAGTTCAAGCATCAGATCGAATCCCGCGGGCTGATCATCAGCGCGCTAAGCTGTCACGGCAATCCGCTGCATCCGCAGAAGGAGCTGGCACAAAAGGATCATGAGGCTTTTGTCAATTCCGTTAAGCTTGCCCAGAAGCTGGGGGTTCAGGTCGTTAACACCTTCTCCGGCTGTCCGGGCGACCATGAAGGCGCAAAATATCCGAACTGGCCGGTTGCCCCCTGGCCCAATGATTACCAGGAAATTCTGGCCTGGCAGTGGGAGAATAAGGTTATTCCTTATTGGAAGGAAATGGCCGACTTCGCTACAGAGCATGGCGTAAAGATCGGTCTGGAGCTGCACGGCGGCTTTTCCGTGCACACCCCTGCAACCTTGTTGCGTCTACGGGAAGCTGCCGGTGATGCCATCGGGGCCAACCTTGATCCGAGCCATATGTGGTGGCAGGGTATTGATCCGGTGCAGGCGATTCACATTCTCGGCAGAGCAGGAGCGATTCATCACTTCCATGCCAAGGATACGGTGATTGATCCGGTGAATGTCAACAAGCACGGGCTTACCGATATGCAGCCGTACACCAATATGCTTGACCGCGCCTGGCAGTTCCGTTCCGTGGGCTACGGGCATGACGTGAAGACCTGGGCTGATATCATCAGCGCGCTGCGTCTGGTCGGCTATGACTATGTGGTTAGCATTGAGCATGAAGACGGCCTGATGTCGATTGAAGAGGGCTTTTCCAAAGCAGTGGATAATCTGCGCCAGGTGCTTATTGAAGAGCCGCTTGGTGAGATGTGGTGGGTGTAAAAGCCGGTGGAAAGCTTTACTAAGGTCAAGCTGAATGATGATCAGCTGAAGGCTGCGGTGCAGGCTGCTTTTGGTGCAGAGAGCTTTATTGTATCTGTTACAGAGCTGACCGGCGGATTTTTTAATGCGGCTTATGATCTGGAGCTGAATGATGGAAGACAGGTTGTGTTGAAGGCTGCCCCTTCCGGGGGAAGCGGAATACTCCGTTATGAAGAAAATATTATTGCCGCTGAAGTGGAAGCGCTCCGCCTTGTTGCTGCAGACGGTCGGATTCCGGTTCCGGCTGTATACAGCTTTGATGACAGCCGGAGTGTTATACCAAGTCCTTATTTTTTTATGGAAAAGGTTTACGGGCAGCCATACAGTGAGGTGAAAGAAAGCTATCCGCCCGCTGTGCGGGCGGAGATCGAGCGTGAACTGGGCCGGTATCAGCGTCTGATTAACGGGATTACCGGAACCAGATTCGGCCTTTTCGCACAGGATCAGGCAGAAGACACGTTGACATGGCGGGAGTCGTTCACCGGGTTGATCCGCACACTGCTGGAGGATGCCAGGGAGCTTAAGGTGGTCTTACCGGCAGGGGAAGATAAGATCTGGCAGGTGATGGAGCATTATCTGCCTGCATTGGATGAGGTAACTGAACCGCGTCTGATCCATTGGGACTTGTGGAATGGCAATCTGTTTGTACAGGACGGGCAGATTGTCTCGATCATAGACTGGGAACGGGCACTTTGGGGCGATGTGCTGATGGAATATTATTTCCGGCATTTTGAGCATTCCAAGCCCTTTTATGAGGGCTACGGGCAGACCTTTGACAGTGCGGGAGAACGGCTGCGTATAAAGCTGTATGATTTCTATCTTGATCTGATTATGAGGATTGAATGTGACTCACGCCAGTATAAGGATGAGAACCATATACGCTGGGCTACACAGAACCTGGAAGAGAGCTGGAAATCCTTCAGCACCTCAGGGAACAGTCCGCTAGTATAACTTTAAGAAGGCCGGTCCGCCACCGCGGATACCGGCCTTCTGTTCGCGCTGCAGAATGTTCAGAATTGGTTAGGGACGGTTACAACCGGGTCAATATCGGCCTCATAGTCAACCCCGGCGGTTTCAAAGCCGAACAGCTGGAAAAAATCTTCACGGTAACTATGCAGATCGGACAGCTCCCCGATAGTATTTGTAGCCAGCAGCGGCCACAGCCGGTCCACTTCAGCCTGCACGGCAGGGTCAAGCTCCCAGTCATCGATGCGGATACGGCCGGCTTCATCAACCGGAGTGCCTCCGGCTGCATATAATCGGTCATTGAATAGCCGGTAAGCCTGCTCAATACAGCCTTCGTGAGTGCCCTTTTCCTTCATGATTTTGTAAAGGAGCGAGATATAGAGTGGGACTACCGGGAGTGCTGAGCTGGACTGCGTTACCAGCCCTTTGCTGACGGCCACATAGGCCTTGCCGCCGCCGGGAGCAAGCTGGCTGTCCAGCAGCCGGGCAGTCGCCTCCAGGTGGTCTTTAGCCCGTCCAATGGTGCCCTTGCGGTAAATCTCCTGGGTCAGCTCGGGTCCGATATAGGAGAAGGCCAGTGTTACAGCATTATCAGCCAGTACCCCGGCTGCTCTCAGGCTGTCAATCCACAGCTGCCAGTCTTCGCCGCCCATGACATGAACGGTGTCTTCGATCTCCGTCTCAGCGGCAGGCTCTACGGTGACCTGTGAGACTTCCCCGGTATGGAAATTGACGGTTTTGTTGGTATAGGGTTCACCTATAGGCTTTAGAGCGGAATTATAAACCTGACCGGTTGCAGGATCTGTCCGGCGGCCGGTGGCAACGCTGTAGATGACCAGATCCACCTGGCCCAGCTCACGCCGGATCAGATCAGCTGTGCGCTCCTTGGTTTCCTGCGTGAAGGCATCGCCGCATACACTGTAGGAGCGCAATCCTGCCTCAAGAGCCGCTTGTTCGAAGGCTGCCGAGTTGTACCAGCCTGCAGAGGCAGTGCGCGCCGCAGTAGCTGTACTTGGGCGGTAGACTCCGAGAGTGGCTGCTCCGGCACCAAAGGCCGCAGCGATTCTGGATGCCAGCCCGTAGCCGGTTGAAGCTCCAATCACCAGCACATTGCGCGGGCCCTTTATCGCCGGCAGGGTCCGGATATACTCAATCTGCTGCTGCACCTGCCGCGCACAGCCTGCGGGATGGGCAGTTGTACATATAAAGCCCCGCGTTCTTGGCTTGATAATCACTTATGAATCATTCCTTTCCGGGATGCTGTGAAATTTAGCTCAATATGACATAACTGTTAGCAGTATAATAATGAGTATACGGCCTAATGAGTCAGCTTGTACAACAGTGAACCCGCAAAAATGTCCGTATTCATGTGGGGGAGGACTGGTTAAAATGCTGGATTGGCTTAATCAGCACATAGACATGATAAGTCTATTATGGCTGCTGCCTGTTTGCTTCATGTTTCATGATTTTGAAGAGATTTTAACCGTGGAGAGCTGGGGTATTACTTACGGAAACAGAGTGGAAGCGGCTATTCCACCGAGGATGCGCAAAATGTACAAATCCTCTATGCAAATGACTACCAGAAATTTTGCGCTGGATGTGCTGTTTGTATATTTCCTGATCGTTTCAGTTACCGCAGCTGCAGTGTTCTTTTCCTTTTATACGCTGTATTTAGCTGTGACCGCCCTGTTTTTGCTGCATGTTTTTACTCATTTTGGACAGAGTATTTACTTGAAGCTGTATACACCCGGAGTTGTAACAGCGCTGTTCATTGCTTTGCCATATTCGCTGTATGCCTTTTATCGGCTTCTTTCGGAAAAGATCGTTGGTCTGCACGACTTTGGATGGGCGTTGCTGCTGCTGTTTCTGTTGACTCCTCCGGTTGTCTGGGGTTTGCTGAAGCGCAGAGGACGTCATCAAAGAACATAGCTGACACGTATTGTATGATTCATTTTCAGAAAAGCACTTGACTAAGGGGTATAATGCTAGATAAAATATTACTTATTGCCTATTCTATATAATGAGAATGATTTCGTACTTTTGAAAAGAGCAGAGAGGGTGACAGGATGGAGCGCCTTTTAGAGGTAAAGGACCTAGCAATTTCATTCAAGACACGCGGCGGAGAAGTGCAAGCGATCCGTGGTGTTAACTTTCATGTAAATAAAGGTGAAACACTGGCGATTGTCGGCGAATCCGGTTCCGGTAAGAGCGTAACGTCCCAGGCGGTTATGAAGCTTGTACCACAGCCGCAGGGACAATACAAACGCGGACAGATCTTGTTCGACGGACAAGACCTGATTCCGAAGACTGAGAAGCAAATGCAAAAAATCCGCGGGAAAGAAATCGGCATGATCTTCCAGGATCCGATGACTTCCCTGAATCCGATGATGAAAGTCGGAAAGCAGATTACCGAAGTATTGTTCAAACACGAAAAAATCAGCAAGGACGCTGCTTATAAACGTGGTATCGAGCTGCTGGGCCTGGTGGGAATTCCTTCCCCGGAACGCCGTTTTCAGCAGTATCCGCATGAGTTCTCCGGCGGTATGCGTCAGCGTGTGGTAATCGCCATGGCGCTTGCGGCGAACCCTAAGCTGCTGATTGCCGATGAGCCGACTACAGCGCTTGACGTTACGATTCAGGCTCAGATTCTGGATCTGATGAAGGATCTGCAGAAGAAGATTAACACTGCGATTATTTTCATTACCCATGACCTTGGTGTTGTTGCCAGAATGGCTGACCGCGTTGCGGTTATGTATGCCGGACAGATTGTGGAAATGGGAACAGCGGAAGAGATCTTCTACGATCCTAGACATCCTTACACTTGGGGTCTGCTTGCTTCCATGCCAAGCCTTGACAGCAAGGGCACTATGCTGACAGCTATTCCGGGAACACCTCCCGATCTGATCAAGCCGCCTAAGGGCGATGCCTTTGCATTGCGCAGCACTTACGCTATGGCAATTGATATGGAGAAGGAACCTCCAATGTATAAGGTTTCGGACTCCCACCTGGTGAAGTCCTGGCTGATGCATCCGATGGCTCCGGCTGTCGAGCCGCCTGCAGTCGTGAAGAAGAGACAGCGTGTTTTGCCCAACGCCTATCCGCAGCCGGTGCTTGTTGAAAATTAATACACTGTATTAATTAACTGCTGCAGCAGCATAATAGTAAGATCAGCGTCAGGCCGTTCAACGGCTTGGCGCTTTTTTGCGTCTTGTTTTCCACGCGGAACAACAATGAGTAGAATTATATTTTATGTTAATATGAAATAATATTTATTTATTTAAATAAAACTATTGACTATTTTACCTTTCCGCAGCAAAATGTAAGGGTATACATAGGAGGTAAATTGATGAAAAAACGTGCTATGACCACAATGTTACTGTTAACGGTTTTGTCAGGCTGCAGCGGAAGCGGCAGCAGTGCGCCAAGGTTTGAAAATGTATCTGTACATGATCCTTCAGTTCTCAAGGCAGGTGATACGTATTATGTATTCGGCTCTCACCTCGCTTCTGCCAAATCCAAGGACTTGATGGCCTGGGAGCAGATCTCCTCCGTGGTGGAGGACGGAAACGTACTCATTCCTAATGTAACCGAAGAGCTTAGCGAGACCTTCAGCTGGGCGCAGTCGGATACACTCTGGGCACCTGATGTCATTCAGCTTGCCGACGGCAAATTCTACATGTATTATGACGCCTGCCGCGGGGATTCGCCGTTGTCGGCGATGGGAATCGCTGTCTCGGATAAGATTGAAGGGCCTTACAAGGACCTCGGGGTTATTTTGAAATCCGGCATGGCCGGGATCGGCGATGACGGTGAAGTTTATGATGCCACCCGGAAGCCGAACGTTGTGGACCCGGATGTCTTTTTCGATAAGGAAGGCAAGCTGTGGATGGTTTATGGTTCGTACTCCGGCGGAATTTTCATTCTGGAGCTTGATCCTGCCAGCGGCTTCCCGCTTCCAGACCAGGGCTATGGCAAAAAGCTGCTCGGAGCCAATCATGCCCGGATTGAAGGGCCTTATATGCTGTACAGTCCTGAAACCGACTACTACTATCTGTTTCTCTCATATGGCGGGCTTGATGCGAACGGCGGATATAATATCCGTGTAGCCCGCTCCAAGAATCCCGACGGACCGTTTGAAGACTCCGAAGGCAAATCGATGCTGGATGCGGCCGGTAACCCTGACAAGCTGTTCGATGATCCGGTGTACGCACCATACGGCGTCAAGCTGATGGGCAATTTCGAATTTCTGAACACCGCAGATGAACCGGAGGCGACGGGGGAAGGTTACGTATCTCCGGGACATAATTCAGCCTATTACGATGAGAAAAGCGGCCGGTATTTCCTGATCTTCCATACACGGTTCCCTTACCGCGGCGAAGAGCATGAAGTGCGTGTGCATCAGATGTTCATGAACGAGGACGGCTGGCCTGTAGTCGCACCGCACCGCTATGGCGGAGAGACCATCGGCAGCTACCAAGCAGATGACATTACCGGCGAGTACAAATATATTAATCATGGCAGGGATATCAGTGCTGAGTCCGTAGAATCTGAAGTAATTGAGCTGACCGCTGACGGCAAAATAACAGGAGCAGTTAGCGGTACATGGAGCTTGGACGGCGGGCATACGGCGAAAATTACCGTTGAAGGCACAGTGTTCAGCGGTGTGTTCTTACGGGAATGGAACGAGGCTGTAAAAGGCGATGTGATGACCTTTACCGCATTATCCGGAGACGGCACTGCGATTTGGGGAAGCCATGTATCCCAAGGAAACTCGAAGTAATGTTAGTTATAAGCTGATTAGAAAAAGGCAGCCCGCTCAGCGCACTCTATGCGTCAAGCGGGCTGCTGCTGTGAATAAAGGTAAAGAGGAACTGATAAGATTACAGGTATTTCCGCAGCACAATAACTGCATTGTGTCCGCCGAAGCCGAATGAATTGGAGATGCCGATATCCAGATCTGCCTTCCGGGCGGTATTCGGCACATAGTCCAGATCACAGACATCATCAGGCGTCTGCTGGTTAATTGTAGGCGGTATCAGCCCCTGGGTGATGCTCTTGATCAGAGCGACAGCCTCCAGCCCGCCAGCTGCTCCCAGGGTGTGACCGGTCATCGATTTATTCGCCGTAACCGGAATGCGGTAAGCCGCCTCCCCGAACAGCTTCTTGATCGCTGCCGTCTCCGAACGGTCGCCGATCAGCGTGCTGGTAGCATGGGCGCTGATCAGGCCCACTTCTTCAGGCTGCACTCCCGCTTCCCGCAAAGCCAGCTTCATAGCCAGGTAAGCCCCCGTGCCTTCCGGATGAGTGGCTACCATATGATAAGCATCCGAACTGGCGCCATAGCCGGTAACTTCGGCATAGATGGCTGCATTCCGCCGGAGGGCGTGTGACAATGACTCCAGTATCAGAATGGCGCCGCCTTCGCCGATCACGAAGCCGTCCCGGCTCCCGTCAAACGGACGGCTGGCCTTCTCCGGCGCATCATTGCGGGTAGACAGGGAGGTTGCATTCCCGAAGCTGGCCAGCGAGATTTCAGTAACGGCTGCTTCCGCACCGCCGGCAATAACGCAGTCGGCACCGCCGTAACGGATCAGCCGGAAAGCCTCGCCGATGGCCGTATTGCCGATTGAACAGGCAGTGACAGGCGAGAGCGTAGGCCCTTGTGCCCCGAACCGTATACTGATCGTTGCCGCCGCCATATTGGAGATCAGCATGGGAATGAGCGTCGGGCTGACTCTTTCCGGCCCGCGTGTCCTGAGCAGCTCAGCCTGCTCCATTAGTGTATGAATCCCGCCAACGCCTGAACCGACATACACGCCAAGCCGCTCCCGGTCGATCTGCTCCAGCTGCAGACCGGAATCAGCCCAGGCATCCTCGGCGGCTGCCAGCGCAAACTGGGTGAACCGGTCCATCCGCCGGGCTTCCTTGCGGCCGAACCGGCCTTCCGGATCAAAGTCTGTGACTTGTCCGGCGATTTTGCTTTTATAGCGGTCTGTATTAAATGAAGTAATAGGCGAGATTCCGGATTCTCCGGCGCTCAGACGTCCCCAGAATTGCTCCACAGTATTGCCGAGCGGTGAAATGACGCCCAAACCAGTGATAACTACACGTTCCATATAAAATCCTCCTACAATCAGGCTATTATTCTCCCAAGCGGGTACATAGACTATTTTTCCACTTTGCTTATCCTATTACAAGTTGTGGTTTATACTAGTATAATTACTACCAGTGTAACAATGGGGACAGATAAGGAGGGCATAAAAATGTCCAATAAGACGAGATTGCAGGCATTGTCGGGGTTTCTCAAATCCCGCAGAGCAGCGCTTACACCGGCTGCAGTCGGGCTGCCGGAAGGGACGCGCAGACGCACCCCCGGTCTGAGACGGGAAGAGGTAGCACAGCTGGCAGGGGTGAGCAGTACATGGTACACATGGCTTGAGCAGGGGCGGGACATCAAGGTATCGCCTTCGGTACTTGAATGCATCGCCGCAGCGCTCCGGCTGACCAAGGATGAACGGAACTATCTGTTTGCACTGGCGCTGGACAACGGTCCGGGACCGGCAGCCTACCAGCAGGAGGAAATCACAATAATCAGCCCCTCTCTGCAAAAAATTCTGCAGGAGCTCACGACCTGCCCGACCATTATTTCTGACCGTCACTGCAATATTGTCGGCTGGAATGAGGCGGCCGCCCATGTATTTCTCGATTTTGCCCGGCTGCCGGCGGAAGGCCGCAATATGATCTCCCTCTTGTTTGTCCGCAAGGAATTCCAGCGACTGGCAGTGAACTGGGAGCAGTTTGTGCGGGGGTATTTAGCTATATTCCGGGCCTATTACGGGCAATATGTGGAAGACCGCTGGTATGATGATTTTATCGCGGAGATGAAGGGGCAGCATCCCCGTTTTCAGGAGCTGTGGGAGGAGAGCAGGGTCAGCAGTGCACCGGATGTGGTGCTTGAATTCCGTCATGCCAAAGCGGGGAAAATGCTCTTTCACCTCACCTCGCTGCAGGTGCACGGAACTGCTGATTTGCGCTGCAGCATCTATACTCCGGCTGACAATTCCGGTACAGAATCAAAGCTGCAGCAGCTGATGAAGGATGCTGTCTGATAAGTTGTGATAAAAAATATTTATGTATTCATAAAAAACAATAAATATGCAATATCTCGATTCCGGCATATACTTCTTATATGATGTTAACTATAGGGCGAACGGAAAAGGAGTATGTCACAATGGCGAAGGTAACCGGATTGGAAGGCGTAGTTGCGGGGGAAACAGATATTGGACTGGTGGACGGCGAGAAGGGCTATCTGGTCTACCGCGGGTATTGGGCGAAGGAGCTCGCCGTAAGCAGGAGCTATGAGGAGGTTGCCTATCTTCTGTGGAACAGCAGACTGCCCGATGCGGATGAACTGGGGCAGCTCAAGCAGGAGATGGCAGCAGCACGGACGATTCCGGCCTATTTGAAGCAAATTATCGATTTGCTGCCGCCGTCGATTCCGATGATGCTTGTCCTGCAGAGTGCAGTAGCAGCCTTGGGTGACAAGGATAATGCGACATGGCCGCCGACCCTGCAGCAGGCGATCCGACTGACTTCAGTACTGCCGGCAATTATTGCCTACAGATACCGCAGGCTGAATAATCTGCCGGCTGTGGAGCCGCTGGCAGAGCTGGGGCATGCCGCGAATTACCTGTACATGCTTACAGGACAGGTACCTGAGGAGGCTCATGTGCAGGCGCTCAGCGCTTATCAGATCCTGTGCATGGAGCATGGAATGAACGCTTCCACCTTTGCTTCACGTGTTGTCCTGTCGACCGAATCCGATATGTGCGCAGCCGTCTGCGGTGCAATCGGGGCGATGAAAGGGCCTCTGCACGGAGGGGCGCCGTCTGAGGTCATCTCGATGCTGGAGGAGATCGGCACGATGGACCGTGCTGAGCCTTGGATCCGCGGTGTGCTTGAGAACCGCGGCAAAATCATGGGCTTCGGCCACCGGATTTACAAGACGAAGGACCCGCGTGCGGAAGCGCTGATGATCGCCACGGAAGCGATGATCGGCAAGGACCCCTCCTTCGATCTTGCTATCCATGTGGAGCACACCGCTGTCCGGCTGCTAGAAGAATACAAGCCCGGCCGCCGGCTGTACACTAACGTTGAATTTTATGCCGCAGCGATCCTCAAAGCGTTGCACCTCGACCCTGATATTTTTACGCCGACCTTTACGGCGGGCAGAATCGTCGGCTGGACCTCGCATATCCTGGAGCAGGCGGAGAACAACCGGATTTTCCGTCCCCAGTCGGTATATACCGGTCCTATGCCGGAGACAGAAGCCGAGGTTGTATAACGGATCAGCCTGCTATAACAACACGAGACCCCTGGCCGCTCAAACGGCCAGGGGTCTTTTTTTTGAAGGAGGAGGATTATGAGCGAGTATGGCGGATACTCTGGTCTCAAATTTTTGCAAAAACTGAATTAGAAATCCGATGTTGCAATCTGGATATAGCCGAAGGTAGCTCCAGCTGCGGTACTTCGCAGTGCAGCAACAAGCAGGTGCGCCAGCTGGATGGTGAGGCTGTCAAACGGCGGGATAGTGTAGGTTACAATAGGAGCGTTGACAGCGTACAGTACCAGATCTACCGGGAAAGCGGAGTTATTCTGGACTGTAACAGCCGCATTTGCCCCGCCGTTTAAATTTTCGTAATACGACTTGCCGACTCCGGCCGGCAGGTTGAAATACTGCTGCGGTAACAAAATAGCCATGTTCATGACCTCCTTTTGCATTTGATAGATTATCATATTCAATAATTCTATTAATGCTGTTACGCCTGTCCCGGGAGATTCACACATTCTTGGTCAGCGGGATGGAGAGGTTTTGGAAGATGGACGTTTGCCGTAAATCCGGTATAGAACGAGTCCGAACACCGTACCTAGCAGCGACATTGCCGCAACGCTCAGAAAGAATGTTTTTCCGCCAAAAGCGCCGTAAAGCACGCCGCTGTCGTCTGGCCGACTTTCGGCCGAATCAAAGGCATTTGTGCCTCTCCTTTCGGCGTCCGGCCGGCTTTTTGCCGAATTAAAGGCATTTATGTCCTTCATTTCGGCGTCTGGCCGGGTTTCGGCCGAATCAAGGGCATT contains these protein-coding regions:
- a CDS encoding citrate synthase/methylcitrate synthase; this encodes MAKVTGLEGVVAGETDIGLVDGEKGYLVYRGYWAKELAVSRSYEEVAYLLWNSRLPDADELGQLKQEMAAARTIPAYLKQIIDLLPPSIPMMLVLQSAVAALGDKDNATWPPTLQQAIRLTSVLPAIIAYRYRRLNNLPAVEPLAELGHAANYLYMLTGQVPEEAHVQALSAYQILCMEHGMNASTFASRVVLSTESDMCAAVCGAIGAMKGPLHGGAPSEVISMLEEIGTMDRAEPWIRGVLENRGKIMGFGHRIYKTKDPRAEALMIATEAMIGKDPSFDLAIHVEHTAVRLLEEYKPGRRLYTNVEFYAAAILKALHLDPDIFTPTFTAGRIVGWTSHILEQAENNRIFRPQSVYTGPMPETEAEVV
- a CDS encoding glycoside hydrolase family 43 protein, whose product is MKKRAMTTMLLLTVLSGCSGSGSSAPRFENVSVHDPSVLKAGDTYYVFGSHLASAKSKDLMAWEQISSVVEDGNVLIPNVTEELSETFSWAQSDTLWAPDVIQLADGKFYMYYDACRGDSPLSAMGIAVSDKIEGPYKDLGVILKSGMAGIGDDGEVYDATRKPNVVDPDVFFDKEGKLWMVYGSYSGGIFILELDPASGFPLPDQGYGKKLLGANHARIEGPYMLYSPETDYYYLFLSYGGLDANGGYNIRVARSKNPDGPFEDSEGKSMLDAAGNPDKLFDDPVYAPYGVKLMGNFEFLNTADEPEATGEGYVSPGHNSAYYDEKSGRYFLIFHTRFPYRGEEHEVRVHQMFMNEDGWPVVAPHRYGGETIGSYQADDITGEYKYINHGRDISAESVESEVIELTADGKITGAVSGTWSLDGGHTAKITVEGTVFSGVFLREWNEAVKGDVMTFTALSGDGTAIWGSHVSQGNSK
- the fabF gene encoding beta-ketoacyl-ACP synthase II; the protein is MERVVITGLGVISPLGNTVEQFWGRLSAGESGISPITSFNTDRYKSKIAGQVTDFDPEGRFGRKEARRMDRFTQFALAAAEDAWADSGLQLEQIDRERLGVYVGSGVGGIHTLMEQAELLRTRGPERVSPTLIPMLISNMAAATISIRFGAQGPTLSPVTACSIGNTAIGEAFRLIRYGGADCVIAGGAEAAVTEISLASFGNATSLSTRNDAPEKASRPFDGSRDGFVIGEGGAILILESLSHALRRNAAIYAEVTGYGASSDAYHMVATHPEGTGAYLAMKLALREAGVQPEEVGLISAHATSTLIGDRSETAAIKKLFGEAAYRIPVTANKSMTGHTLGAAGGLEAVALIKSITQGLIPPTINQQTPDDVCDLDYVPNTARKADLDIGISNSFGFGGHNAVIVLRKYL
- a CDS encoding ABC transporter ATP-binding protein, with the translated sequence MERLLEVKDLAISFKTRGGEVQAIRGVNFHVNKGETLAIVGESGSGKSVTSQAVMKLVPQPQGQYKRGQILFDGQDLIPKTEKQMQKIRGKEIGMIFQDPMTSLNPMMKVGKQITEVLFKHEKISKDAAYKRGIELLGLVGIPSPERRFQQYPHEFSGGMRQRVVIAMALAANPKLLIADEPTTALDVTIQAQILDLMKDLQKKINTAIIFITHDLGVVARMADRVAVMYAGQIVEMGTAEEIFYDPRHPYTWGLLASMPSLDSKGTMLTAIPGTPPDLIKPPKGDAFALRSTYAMAIDMEKEPPMYKVSDSHLVKSWLMHPMAPAVEPPAVVKKRQRVLPNAYPQPVLVEN
- a CDS encoding helix-turn-helix transcriptional regulator, with amino-acid sequence MSNKTRLQALSGFLKSRRAALTPAAVGLPEGTRRRTPGLRREEVAQLAGVSSTWYTWLEQGRDIKVSPSVLECIAAALRLTKDERNYLFALALDNGPGPAAYQQEEITIISPSLQKILQELTTCPTIISDRHCNIVGWNEAAAHVFLDFARLPAEGRNMISLLFVRKEFQRLAVNWEQFVRGYLAIFRAYYGQYVEDRWYDDFIAEMKGQHPRFQELWEESRVSSAPDVVLEFRHAKAGKMLFHLTSLQVHGTADLRCSIYTPADNSGTESKLQQLMKDAV